One Anaerohalosphaeraceae bacterium genomic window, CAAAAGGGATAGAAAATGAATCGTCGGACCTTTTTGCATCGCTCTATCCTGGCCGTTTCTGCCGGGTTTCTGGCCTCTCGAAAAGGGTTTTCCTTGGAATCGCCGGAGGGCTTTCCGGTCCAAATCGTTGTCGATGCCTCCCGAAAAAGCGGCGAGTTTCGTCCTATCTGGCGGTTTTTCGGGGCCGATGAGCCGAATTACGCCTATATGAAAGACGGCAAAAAACTTTTGGCCGAATTGGGAAAGCTGGCTCCGCAGCAGGTCTATTTCCGCACTCACAATCTTCTCTGCTCCGGCGACGGAACCCCGGCCCTCAAATGGGGCTCCACAGGCGTCTACCGCGAGGATGAGCAGGGCAGGGCTGTTTATGACTGGACTCTTTTAGACCGAATCTTTGATACCTATCTGGAGTGCGGTGTCAGACCCTACGTTCAGATTGGTTTTATGCCAAAAGACCTGTCCATCAAACCCGAACCCTATCAACATTCCTGGACCCCTTCGGCCAAATACGAAGAAATCTATACCGGCTGGGCCTATCCGCCGAAGGATTACGGCAAATGGGCTGAGCTGGTCTATCAATGGGCCAGACACTGCGTACAGCGATACGGGCGCAGTGAAGTCGAAACCTGGTACTGGCAGGTCTGGAACGAGCCCAACATTGGGTATTGGCAGGGCACATTCGAAGAGTTCTGCCGGCTTCACGATACGGCGATTGATGCGGTCAGAAGAGCTCTGCCGACCGCCCGGGTCGGCGGTCCCGATGTTGCCGGCAGCGGCGGACAATTCCAAAAAGATTTTCTCCGGCATTGTCTGGAAGGCACCAACCGGGCAACCGGCCAAACGGGCACTCCGCTGGATTTTGTCTCGTTCCACGCCAAGGGAGCTCCTCGCTTTGCGGACGGCCATGTTCGAATGGGCATTGCCGAACACCTTCGAACCATCGAAGACGGTTTTCGCATCATCGCCTCCTTCCCGCAGCTGCAGGGCCGGCCGATTATCATCGGCGAATCAGATCCGGAGGGCTGTGCCGCCTGTCAGGGAGAACATCTCGGTTATCGCAACGGGACGATGTATTCCAGTTATACGGCCGCTGTGTTTGCCCGCAAGTACGAGCTGGCCGAGCGGTACGGCATCAATTTGGAGGGGGCCCTGACCTGGGCCTTTCAGTTTGAAGACCAGCCGTTTTTTGCCGGGTTTCGTTCTCTGGCCACACGGGGTATTGACAAGCCCGTCCTGAATGTTTTCCGAATGTTCAGCCGGATGGGCGGTCAGCGGCTCGCCGTCCAAAGCAGCGGGGCTGTTTCCCTCGAGACCATGCTCCGGGAGGGCGTCCGCCGTCAGCCCGATGTTTCTGCGCTGGCTTCCCTCGACTCGCACAAACTGGCTCTTTTGGTCTGGCATTATCATGATGACGACCTGCCCGGGCCGGAGGCAAAGATTGAACTGAATGTGAAGAATCTGCCGGCGGATTTCCGGCCGAGTTCTGTTCGGCACTTTCGGGTCGATCAGACTTACAGCAACGCCTACACCCTCTGGAAAGAAATGGGCCGGCCGCAGGACCCCGCCCCTGAACAGTATGCACGGCTCGAACAGGCAGGCCGTCTGGCGGAAATCCCTGCACCGGAGCTGAGCGTTTCCGAAACGGGCGGTTGTATTTTTCGCTTTTCTCTGCCCCGGCAGGGAGTATCCCTTCTTGAGCTGCACCGCACGGGGTAAACGGGGGTTTTAGACCGGCTTGAAAAGGGGAACGTTCAAACGCGAAACCAAATCGGAGGAGGAGGGATTCGAACCCCCGGTGCCTTTCGGCACAGCGGTTTTCAAGACCGCCACCTTAAGCCACTCGGTCACTCCTCCAGACAGCTGGAAGACCGGACAGAGGATATTGTAGAAGGCGGATATGCAGAAGTCAACCCAAGTCCGGCGACTGTCGGTCAGTCATTCCGTCCATAAAGATATTGTTCGTCCGCAAAGGTATAGTCAAAAACCTCTTCGGGTTTGAAGTAAAGGCTGATTTCATACTCTGCCGAGGCGGGACTGTCGGAGCCGTGAATCAGGTTGAATCCGCGGCTGCATCCGAAATCCCCGCGAATCGTGCCCGGTTCGGCCTCGTAGCCGAAGGTGGCCCCCATCAGTTTTCGAGCCATCTGGATGACCCCTTCGGCCTGCCAGACCATAATCAATACGGGTGATGAGGACAAATACCTTACGACGCCTTCAAAAAAGGGCTTGCCTTCGTGAACCGCGTAGTGCCTGCGGGCCAGCGATTCGGGAATCTTCATAAACTTGGCCGCTACCAGTTTCAGGCCCTTGTCCTCAAATCGCTGGATAATTTGTCCCATCTTATGCCGATGTACGGCATCAGGCTTGAGGATAATCAGCGTCCTTTCCGGCATACTGGTTTTATCCGCAAAGCCGGCGGCTACCGTGTGCTGGGAACAATATAAATCTCCACCCGGCGATTGGCTGCATTGCCGCCTTTGTTGGGCTTGTTCGGTTCAACAGGACGGTATTCGCCGTAACCCTTGACGGCCATTCGTTCCGGCGCGATGCCGGCCGCTATCAGAGCGTTCAGAACGGATATGGAACGATGGACCGACAGATGCCAGTTCGTCGGATGGGCCTGCAGGGTGCTGGGCTTCTTAATCGGCACATCATCTGTATGCCCAACAATCACCATATCAAATCCCGCGGCCTCCGGTGTTTTCATAATCGCGGCCAGCTGCCGAAGGGCTTCCTGAGCCGAGGCGGCAACCTTGTCGCTGCCTAAGTCAAACAGCAGGTCGCTCTTGAATTTAAGCATCCCGGTGCTTTCATCAAAGGTAATCATATCGCTGGTCTTGGCGAACTCCTGAAGCCGCAGATTCAATTCCGGCGGCAGGGGAGCACCGCTCTGAAGCAGTTGGGCCTGCATCTGAGCAATCAGGGCCTTCTTCTTTTCTAAATCTGCTTCAAGGGCCGCTATAAGGGCATTCTTGGCCTGAAGGTCTGCGCTGCCTTGGCCGGCGAGCATTTCTTTGTCTTTCTGGCATTGCTGCAGGTTGACGCTGCACTGAGTTAATTCATTTTCCAGGCTGGAAATGCGTTCCTGCTGGAGTCGGTTCTGAGTCCGGAGCTCATCAATAGTCGGTTGTTGACAACCGGTTATAAAGATCAGAGCGGCAACGGAAACAATTCCAATCAAAGTCTTAACCATCTTCATATTCAATCCCTTTCTTGCTCCAGAAACTCCGTATTTGTTGCTCAAATCAGGAAAAAACTGTATTGATGCAATTACACCTTCTTTTTATCGGTTTACAAGAGCGAATCTAATTTATTTTTTCTTTTTTTTCTCGGGTTTTGGGGCCTTTTCTTTTTTGGGCTTTTGAGCGATGCCTGCCGGCTTAGGCGGTTTTTCCGACAGCATTGAGTTGAAAACAGCCAGCAGGAGCAGCGTCAGGACGAAAAGACCGCCTGCAATCCACCAGGCCATAGAGACTCCCATCAGCTGAGAACCGGCCAGGAGGTTCAAAAGTCCGGGGCGGATATGCCGCAACCCGGCCCCCAGGGCAATTGCCGCAATAATCAGCGAAGCAAAGGGAACCAGCATTGCTAGACCGTAGGCGGTGGTGGCCGGGTCCACTGGGGCGGCGGCAGCGAGTTGTACTGCGGCGCCGGATGGAGCTGTAACGGATTCGAGCGAAGCCGCTTCGGCGGCGGAGACCGCCTGCGGGGTTTTGGCCTCTTCTGAGACTTCCTCAAGCGGGGCCTCTTCGGCCAGTTTGAGCGGTTCTTCTGCCAGCGGCGCTTCTGCGGCCCCTTCCGCTGCGGCGGGCAGAATGTCGTCCAGCACCGCTCCTAACGAGGTGTCATCCGCCTGCAGGGATAGGTCCAAAAGGCCGGAGCCGCTGCCGACGCTTTCGAGGTTGGCGTCGGCATCCAGACTTTCGATTTCTTCCAGTTCGCCGGCGCGGGTTTCCCCTTTGGTATCGGCGGCCAGTTTGTAGCCCTCATCGCTTTCATCCAAAACATTGATGCCCATCGAGGTTGCCCGTGTGTCTTCAGAGCTGAGGTTTTCTTCGCCGGCCATGCTCAGGCCGAATCCGCCTTCGCTTTCCTTTTTCGGGGTTTCAGGGGTTTCCTCTTCATCGGGCAGGAGCTTGATTTCGGCCGTTTCCTCCAGCTTCAGGTCAAAGTCCGTTCCGGCGGCGGTCAGGTCCAGCAAACCCTGCTGGTCGGCAGCCAGTGCATCCACCTGTGTTTGGTCAAAGAGGGCTTGTCCCTTATCGAGATATTGGCGAAGCGTGCCTTCTTTGACGAGGGCTTTCACCTGTTCTTCGCTCTTGCCGAGTTTTTCCATTACTTCCTGAAGGGTGTAATATTTGCCTGCCATAATTGATTTCCTGCCTTATTGAATAAGTTCCGTTTGGGATTGGTTTTTCTTTTCGGTTTCGGGCGGGGTGGGCTGAATCGCTTCGAGCATCTGTTTTTGGTGGATGTTTTCGAGGACGCTTCGAATCTGCTGCGGGGTCGGGTCGGCGCTGTTCCATTCGGTCAGGAGCCGGTCATATTCCCAGGAACGGGCGGCCATCAGCCGAATCTGCTTGAATCCGGTTTGCCGGTCGAAAAACTCATACACCCAGATGGTCCGGTTTCGTGTATCGATCAGAGCGATGCCCTGGTTTTCACGGCTGATTTGAACGGGCACAGCCAGAATTGTGGAGGCGGTCGGAGCTTCGCCGGCACGAACAGCAAGCGGTTCAAAAGGGTTGCGGAACAAAAGTGCCGCTGCGGCTATCCCCACAGCGATGCCGGCTATGAAACGAAATCGATTCAGCGCACCCATTTCCGGTTTTACCTAACCTCCGCAAAAATACTGCTTTATCCATCGATTATACCGGACTTCTGTCGGGGTTCAACTGGTTTTTAACTCATTTGACGCTGAAATTAAGAAAACAAAGCTGCCATTTTGAACAAATTCGAAACACGAAGTTCGAAATCCATAAAAAAACTTTCGGAGTCAAAGGCAGACGGCTTATCGAATACAAAATCCTTGAATGCTTGCTGAACAGGAGGGAAGATTTTCCGGAATTTCCCATTTTTTCTATCAATTGCAGTGGGGGCAAAAACGACTTTATTGAGGAAAGGTCTAAAAAACAAGGAAGATAGAAGATATATATTGTCCCGATAGTAGTTTTTGTTGACAAGATTAGGTGTCTTTGGTAAGATAGGGAATATAAATTAAGTAAAAAGAAGGAAGGGAGAAAGCAGATGGAGAGCCGCCGGGCAGGAGGGGGATATGTGGCTGACGAGGCAATTTGAGTATCCCTATTGGTCCACCAACAGTACTTTTACCTCGCCGGGGGTCTGCGCGGCCTGGAATGACCCTTTCAACCCCATTCCCTATCACGATAGCGGCAAGTCGGTCATAACCAATGGAGATGTGGAAATCACGATTCATACCGAAGTGGTTCATCCGGTCTGGTCGGTTATGGGGTATATTACCGACACCAACAGCCTTGGTTTTATGTACAGTGATGCGTATTTCTTTCTGCAGACCTATGTGATTCGGAATCTGAAAAACGAACCGCTGACGAATCTGGAGTTTTATCAGTTTCTGCACAGTCATGGAGCGGATGAGTACGGGCCGTATGTGAATTCGACGTATTGTGACGCGGCCTTTCCGGACCCGCTGGCAAATTATGTTCCGTTCAACCCCGTTCATCGGGTGGGCAATTTTCGCTATGACATTACGCAGTGGAACGGGCCGAAGACTTCCTCCAGTCATGTGGATTTTGTTGGGTTCAGCAGCACGGTGGAACCGGACTGGATTGACAATTCTATGTATCGAGGCCATCAGGGCCGACCGCGGGACGGGACGCACGTTCATATTGAAGACCGTGTTTTAAACGGCAAAGACCGGATTTACGGAGAAGAAGTCGGCGGGGCGATGGGCTGGGCCCTGGGGACACTGGACCCCAACGAAAGCACGTCGCTGACTCTGGCGTTTCTGTTTGGTCCGCAGAAAGAGACGGAAAAACTGGTCCTGGGAAAGACGGATGATGTGGAGGCGGGAGGATGTGTGGGACCGGGGGATACGCTCACATACACTCTCCAGTGGCAGAATGTCGGTACGGAAGATGCGCAGGATGCGGTGCTGGTGGATTATCTGCCGAAGGGAGTGGATTATGATCCTGTCCTGAGCCTCGAGCCGCTGGTTTTGGATCCGAATTATAATCCGGCCGACCATACATACACCTGGCATTTGGGGACGATTCCGGCCGGCAGTTCCGGCAGCCGACAGTTGAGGGTGACGGTCACGGAACGGGCTGAGCCGGGGATGCCGATGCGCAATCGGGCGGTTTTGACGAGCTCGCTGGGGCTGGTGAGTGCGGAGTGGGACACGCGGGTTTGCTGCTGGAGTGGGGAGGAGGTGATTTATGTGGACCGGCGTGCGAAGGGAGCGGATGTGGGGACCCGCTGGCGGGATGCCTATACGGATTTGCGGCGGGCGCTGGCCCGAGCGGCCGTCGGCTGCGGCTGTGAAATATGGGTGGCGCAGGGCGAGTATGATCCGGGGCGTCTGCCGGAGGAGACGTTTGTGATTCCGGCCGGGGTGAGGGTTTACGGCGGTTTTGCGGGAAATGAAAGCAGTCGGCAGCAGCGGAATCCAAAAAAGTATAAAACCATCCTGACCGATGCGGCCGATGCGGAACGCAATGAAACTGTGGTACGGATGATGAATAACAGTTTTCTTGATGGGTTTACTATAACGGGTGCGGACAATCCCGAAGGGCCAAGCTATGGTATTTATGGTTCCGGGGTTGACTTTTCACTTGCCAACTGCATTGTAGAAAATAACGCAGATTTTGGCATCAGAGCGATTAACGGCAACATAATTCTGGAATGGTGTTATGTGCGAAATAATGGCTCTGACGGGATAAGACATTCAGGAGAAGGGTATACGCTATCGATGAGCAACTGCTGGGTGATGAAGCAGATGAGAAATGGAGTGTTTTGTCAAAGTTCCACTCCGCGAATCTTCAATAGCATCATTTCAGAGTCAGATCTATCCGAATTTGGTAATGCAGGCGTCCGAATGATTAACCCGACGAATCCGCCAGTTCTTCATAATTTGACGATGGCTTATAACAGAAATGTTGGGTTATCATTTGTTGATAACCGAACACTTTCTGACCCCAATGACAAAGACTGGCCGGAGGTACAGAATTGTATTTTGTGGTACAACAATCGAGGGGGAGAACAGGTTTCCGGTTTCGGGAGGGAGCATATCTACTACAGCTGCATCTATGATCCGAATCATCCGCAAGGGAATTTCACGCCGGACGGCAACGGCAACATCAGCGTCGAGCCGAAGTTTGCCTATGAGGACCCCAACAATGTGCGGATTTTATACGATTCGCCCTGCAAAGATGCGGGCAATCCGTATCTGGAGTATGAGGGGCAGACGGATATGGACCATCAGGAGCGGGTGTACGGGGCGGCGGTGGATATGGGGGCGTATGAGGTGCACTGCGAGGACATCTCCAATCCTTTGGATTGGAATGCGGATGGTTTAGTCAACTTTTTCGAGTTCAGCTCTTTTGCTCATGCCTGGCTGAGCCGGGACCCGAATGACCCTTCTATTACCGATCCAAACCTGGTTGATCCGAATGATTTTATCGGCTGGAATCCGGTTTGGGATTTAAACGGCAATTATGCTGTTGGTCTGTCGGACCTGATTCTGTTTACCAACGAAACACCGTGGTTGTGGAAAGCGTGCTGGCTGGATATCGAGCAGATACAGGGAATGGGCAGCGGCGGCGGGGATATGCTGTTGATGGGCGGCGATTTTATGGGGCTCAAAGATATGCAGTCTGCTTCCGAGGCAATCGAACAGCCGGAGGTGTCAATCGAAGGCCGGATTAGCCACCTCCAGGAAGCGATTGCGTTTTTGGAGCGCATTTGGCGGGAGGACCCGGAGATGCAGAAAGATATTGACGCCGAGGTCTGGAAAAACTTTATGGATACAGTCTATCAGGGTCTTCTTGAATTGCAGGCCGACAGTGTCCGGAGAGAACAAGAATGAATGCATTGCGTCAGAACTACAAAGTTCATGAAAATCTGGGTTTGAGCAGGTATGTGACTAACTTGCAAACCCGGGCAAACAAAGAAAGAAGGGAGACCCTGTGATGAAAAAAATCATTCCATTTTTGTTTCTTATCAGTTGCTGCTCAATAATTATCTATGCGGGATACGAAGATGGTCTGATCGGCCCCGGTGAATACGAATATGAGGTCGAATGGGGTAGCGGCCTGCTTGTGGTTGATGGTGGGGGGGCGGATTTAATAATGATTCTAAGCCCTGCACGTCTTGAGGTTCGATCAACATCTCCTTTGGTTCCGGGTTACGGCGGTATTCTAGACATCGTGCTTTACGGCAATAGCCATATGGATTATTTCGGCGGTCAGACGGATGAGCTTACGGTACGCGGGAATGCATCTGCTAATCTTTTTGGGGGACGCATAGATTACATTTCCAGCTTCCGAAATGTTCAATGGGTTTACGGGCAGCCGGTTGACCAGAAGATAAATATCTATTGTAAACCCGGCTGGGCGTGGAAATATGAAAATAATGTGATCCGAGGCATTACGGGTCGATGGCTTGATAATACCGAATTTAACATCCGTTTTACAACAAACGGAGAATACTTTGGCTATGATCCGGTCTGGGCGAACGTTCGTGTCATTCCGGAACCGGCCGGTTTCCTTCTGTTTGGCTTGGGAGGGCTGCTGCTCAGCAGGCGTCGAACGTATGTCTGACCAGAATGATTTTATCGGCTGGAATCAACGATGTGATCTGAATGAAGATTATCTCATCAACCTGGATGACCTGGCGGAATTTGCGGAAGAGCCCTGCGGCAACTGGGGATGGATTGCCTGCTGGAAGCGGAGCCGGATGAACCGGTTGGAGTCGCCGGTTGACACGATGATGAGCGGCCGCGGACAGGAAAGCATAACGGAGTTGATGCTAAGAGCGGACTTTCCGAAAACTTCCCTTTTGCAGGAGGCGGAGGAGCCGGACCCAGCCGTGCTGGAACGGAATATTCAGCTGATTTTGGAGGAAGTAGAAAGATATATCATCGAGCAGCCGGAGAATGTGGAATCCCTGGTAGAGATGAAGGTCTTTTTGGAAGAGATGTTATGGGATCTGAACTATACAGAAAGTAAAGAGGGCTTGTAATTAATATCTAATAGGATTTTTGTGTCATGAAACTGAACAAGAAAAGATGCAGACAGGAGGATCAAATCATGAAGCAATTGTATCTATTTCTAATTTTGTTTTTTGTCTATCCAGCAGCTTCCTTTGGTGCTTGGGATTATGTAATTTCGGGCGGTTATCATGGAACTTATACCCTGACAGAGAGTCAGTCGCTGTTAATGACAGGGGGGGGGCCGTTAGGATAGAAGGATATAATTTAAGTTATGTAGAAATTCAAAATACTGCTCCTTTGCAGGAGTTTGTTGGGGGAATAAGTTCTTTAATTCTTAGTAATAACGCTACAATGAATTATTATGGAGGCGATACAGCCCTTTTTGACATTCGAGATGATGCTTTAGCCGTTTTTAAGGGCGGCAGAATAAATGGCATCCGCAGTTTTCAGTATGTCGGCTGGGTGGGGCGGGATTGGGTAGGTCCGCATATTGAGATTGTTTGCCGGGATTATGTTGCTACTTCGACGCTGGTGACGGGCACGTGGAATACGGACAACAATCACGACGGCCTGTGGGATACCTTCCGCATTCAACTGCTCAATCAAAGCGGCTATTCGCCCGTGCTCAGCAATATCAAGTTCACGGTTATTCCTGAACCGGCAACGGTCTGCCTGCTGGTTCTGGGCGGGTTGTTTGGAAACCGAAGGGGTTGAATCGCAATGTAAAAAAAAAGCCCGGGGAAAAGACCGGGCTTTTGGGTTTTTCCGATGGGTTTCGGCTGTCAGAGTCCGGCGGCTTTGCGGAGTTTGGCGGCCATATCGGTTTTTTCCCAGGTGAAATTGGGGTGATTTCGCCCAAAATGGCCGTTTCTTGCCGTTTCGGTATAGATAGGACGCCGCAGTTTTAAGTGCTGAATCATTCCTTTCGGGGTCAACGGGAAAAAGTCCCGGACGAGTGCTTCCAGACGATTTTCGTCGATTTTTGCCGTGCCTTCGGTGTTCACCAGGATGCTGATGGGTTCGGCAACGCCGATGGCATAGGACAGCTGGATTTCACAGGTGTCGGCCAGGCCGGCGGCGACGATGTTTTTGGCGATATAGCGGGCCATATAGCTGGCGGAACGGTCCACTTTCGAAGGGTCTTTTCCGCTGAAGGCGCCGCCGCCGTGGCTGCCTCGTCCGCCGTAGGTGTCCACAATGATTTTGCGCCCCGTCAGCCCGCAGTCGCCTTTGGGACCGCCGATTTCAAACCGTCCGGTTGGGTTGATATGAAAGATCGTGTTTTTGTCCACGAGTTTTTTGGGCAGAACGGGCAGGATGACTTTTTCAATTAGTTCTTTACGGGCCCGCTCGGACATCCGCTCGGTCTTTCGGTCCACGACGGAGGCATCATGCTGGGTGCTGCACACCACAGCGTGAATGCGGCGGGGTTTTCCGTTTTCGCCGTATTCGACGGTGACCTGGCTTTTGCCGTCGGGACGCAGCCATTTGATTTTGCCGGTTTGACGCATTTGGGTCAGCCGATTGGTGATTTCGTGTGCCAGATAGATAGGCAGGGGCATATACGCCGGGGTTTCCGTGCAGGCATAGCCGAACATCAGGCCCTGGTCGCCGGCACCGCCGGTATCCACACCGATTGCAATATCGGGGCTTTGCTGTTTCAGAGAAACCAGGACGGCGCAGTTGTCGGCATCAAAGCCGATATTCGGGTCGGTATAACCGATGCTGCGGATGGTATCGCGGGCCACCTGGGGGATATCGACGACGGCTTTGGAGGTGATTTCGCCGGCGATGACCACCATGCCGGTGGACACGAGCGTTTCGCAGGCGACGCGGCTGTTGGGGTCCTGGGCGAGCATCGCATCCAGGACAGCATCGGAAATCTGGTCGGCAACTTTATCCGGATGGCCCATTGTGACGGATTCGCTGGTGAAAAAGTGCCGACGGGCAGCGGAACAGCCGCCTGCGGACTGATTGGTTCCGGCCATTGACTTTCTCCTGTATTGTGTTGCTTTTTTAAAATTCATTAAGAAAGGGACTTTAGCGGTTTTCGGCCGTTTCGTCAACAAAAAACAGACCGGCAGCTCCCGCGGGCTACTGTTTTCGGAAGACGGCCACGATGTTCTCGACATCGACGACGAAGAGCCGGTTGTCGCCTTCAAAGTCCACCGGGATGGCCCCTTTGGGGTTGAACAGGACTTTGTCGTACTGCTTGAGGGGGATTTCGGAGGACATCTCGACCTCAGCGGAAACGGACACAATCCGGCCGGTGATGGTGGGGATTTCG contains:
- the ndk gene encoding nucleoside-diphosphate kinase, with product MPERTLIILKPDAVHRHKMGQIIQRFEDKGLKLVAAKFMKIPESLARRHYAVHEGKPFFEGVVRYLSSSPVLIMVWQAEGVIQMARKLMGATFGYEAEPGTIRGDFGCSRGFNLIHGSDSPASAEYEISLYFKPEEVFDYTFADEQYLYGRND
- a CDS encoding OmpA family protein — its product is MKMVKTLIGIVSVAALIFITGCQQPTIDELRTQNRLQQERISSLENELTQCSVNLQQCQKDKEMLAGQGSADLQAKNALIAALEADLEKKKALIAQMQAQLLQSGAPLPPELNLRLQEFAKTSDMITFDESTGMLKFKSDLLFDLGSDKVAASAQEALRQLAAIMKTPEAAGFDMVIVGHTDDVPIKKPSTLQAHPTNWHLSVHRSISVLNALIAAGIAPERMAVKGYGEYRPVEPNKPNKGGNAANRRVEIYIVPSTR
- a CDS encoding helix-turn-helix domain-containing protein, giving the protein MAGKYYTLQEVMEKLGKSEEQVKALVKEGTLRQYLDKGQALFDQTQVDALAADQQGLLDLTAAGTDFDLKLEETAEIKLLPDEEETPETPKKESEGGFGLSMAGEENLSSEDTRATSMGINVLDESDEGYKLAADTKGETRAGELEEIESLDADANLESVGSGSGLLDLSLQADDTSLGAVLDDILPAAAEGAAEAPLAEEPLKLAEEAPLEEVSEEAKTPQAVSAAEAASLESVTAPSGAAVQLAAAAPVDPATTAYGLAMLVPFASLIIAAIALGAGLRHIRPGLLNLLAGSQLMGVSMAWWIAGGLFVLTLLLLAVFNSMLSEKPPKPAGIAQKPKKEKAPKPEKKKKK
- a CDS encoding choice-of-anchor Q domain-containing protein, whose product is MWLTRQFEYPYWSTNSTFTSPGVCAAWNDPFNPIPYHDSGKSVITNGDVEITIHTEVVHPVWSVMGYITDTNSLGFMYSDAYFFLQTYVIRNLKNEPLTNLEFYQFLHSHGADEYGPYVNSTYCDAAFPDPLANYVPFNPVHRVGNFRYDITQWNGPKTSSSHVDFVGFSSTVEPDWIDNSMYRGHQGRPRDGTHVHIEDRVLNGKDRIYGEEVGGAMGWALGTLDPNESTSLTLAFLFGPQKETEKLVLGKTDDVEAGGCVGPGDTLTYTLQWQNVGTEDAQDAVLVDYLPKGVDYDPVLSLEPLVLDPNYNPADHTYTWHLGTIPAGSSGSRQLRVTVTERAEPGMPMRNRAVLTSSLGLVSAEWDTRVCCWSGEEVIYVDRRAKGADVGTRWRDAYTDLRRALARAAVGCGCEIWVAQGEYDPGRLPEETFVIPAGVRVYGGFAGNESSRQQRNPKKYKTILTDAADAERNETVVRMMNNSFLDGFTITGADNPEGPSYGIYGSGVDFSLANCIVENNADFGIRAINGNIILEWCYVRNNGSDGIRHSGEGYTLSMSNCWVMKQMRNGVFCQSSTPRIFNSIISESDLSEFGNAGVRMINPTNPPVLHNLTMAYNRNVGLSFVDNRTLSDPNDKDWPEVQNCILWYNNRGGEQVSGFGREHIYYSCIYDPNHPQGNFTPDGNGNISVEPKFAYEDPNNVRILYDSPCKDAGNPYLEYEGQTDMDHQERVYGAAVDMGAYEVHCEDISNPLDWNADGLVNFFEFSSFAHAWLSRDPNDPSITDPNLVDPNDFIGWNPVWDLNGNYAVGLSDLILFTNETPWLWKACWLDIEQIQGMGSGGGDMLLMGGDFMGLKDMQSASEAIEQPEVSIEGRISHLQEAIAFLERIWREDPEMQKDIDAEVWKNFMDTVYQGLLELQADSVRREQE
- the metK gene encoding methionine adenosyltransferase; this translates as MAGTNQSAGGCSAARRHFFTSESVTMGHPDKVADQISDAVLDAMLAQDPNSRVACETLVSTGMVVIAGEITSKAVVDIPQVARDTIRSIGYTDPNIGFDADNCAVLVSLKQQSPDIAIGVDTGGAGDQGLMFGYACTETPAYMPLPIYLAHEITNRLTQMRQTGKIKWLRPDGKSQVTVEYGENGKPRRIHAVVCSTQHDASVVDRKTERMSERARKELIEKVILPVLPKKLVDKNTIFHINPTGRFEIGGPKGDCGLTGRKIIVDTYGGRGSHGGGAFSGKDPSKVDRSASYMARYIAKNIVAAGLADTCEIQLSYAIGVAEPISILVNTEGTAKIDENRLEALVRDFFPLTPKGMIQHLKLRRPIYTETARNGHFGRNHPNFTWEKTDMAAKLRKAAGL
- a CDS encoding co-chaperone GroES; the protein is MSEIDPIKIDSFETIEPIGKRVLIRKDEDKKQTKGGIQLPDNIEIPTITGRIVSVSAEVEMSSEIPLKQYDKVLFNPKGAIPVDFEGDNRLFVVDVENIVAVFRKQ